GCAGCCCACAATGCTAACTTTGATATTCGAGTTTTACGCCAGACAATGGCAATGTTTAATTTACAAGCGCCATCTTATTACGCAATAGATACTGTGCGGACTTCCCGTAAATTATATCCCGAAATGCCTAATCATAAATTGAACACTGTTGCCAGTTTGTTAAAAATACCTCTCCATCATCACCACCACGCTCTTGATGATACCATTGCTTGTGCAGAAATTCTAATTAAAACTGCTGCGCAATTTGGTGAGGAACCAATTAAAAAGATGACCAAAATTATTTCTTAGGTCATCTTTTTTAATTACTTTTTATCAAAGTCTTGAAATAGACTATTTAACAAATGGTGATAGTGTTGACCAAGTGCTTGAAATTCTAATTGACGCTGAAGTGCAGTTTGACGCGTAATTTTAATCCGCAAATAAGTTGATGGCAATTGCTCAGCAATAAATTGGGACCATTCAATAATCACTACCCCATCACCATTGAAATATTCATTCAAACCCAATTCATCAGCTGAAGAATTCTCCAAGCGATACATATCCATATGATATAAAGGAATCCTTCCAGTTTGATATTCTCTAATCAAAGTAAAAGTGGGACTTTTAACTGGACGAGTGATATCTAATCCGCGAGCAATTCCTTGTGTCAATGTAGTTTTGCCAGCACCTAAGTCGCCATCTAACAAAATTAAATCTTGTGGTTGTAACAATTTACCTAACTTTTGTCCACAAGCCACAGTTTCAAGATAATTGTTAGTTATATATTTCATCTTTAATTTTGCAATGCTTGGGCAGCTGTAATTAAAGCTAACTTGTAAACATCTTCTTCGTTGCATCCCCGTGATAAATCAGATACTGGTTTATTTAATCCTTGAAGAATAGGTCCGATTGCTTCAAAACCACCAAAACGTTGTGCAATCTTGTAACCAATATTACCTGATTGTAACTCTGGGAAAACAAAGACAGTAGCTTGACCAGCCACTTGAGAATCTGGTGCCTTTTGTTGTGCAACTGTTGGTACAAAAGCAGCATCAAATTGTAATTCACCATCTAAAACTACTTCTGAATCCATCTCATGAGCTAATTTGGTTGCTTCAGCAACTTTAGTGACCTCATCACCTTTAGCAGATCCCTTAGTAGAAAAACTCAACATAGCAACTTTAGAATCAATATCAAATAACTGCGCCGTTTTAGCAGATGTTACCGCAATTTCAGCTAATTCTTGTGCACTAGGATTAATATTTATTGCACAATCAGCGAACAAATAACGTTGATCGTCTTTTTGCATGATGAAAGCACCGCTAGTTCTGGTTAAACCAGGTTTAACTTTAATGATTTGTAACGCAGGACGTACTGTATCACCTGTAGGATGAATAGCTCCGGAAACCATCCCATCTACTTGATCTAAATAGACTAACATTGTACCGAAATAATTAGGATCGCGTAACATCTGTTGTGCTTGTTCAGCCGTATTTTTACCGTGACGACGTTCAACAAACGCAGACACCATCTGAGCAAACTCGGAGTAATTATCAGGATCTAAAATAGTAATATCGGATATATCAACAGTTGCACTTTGAGCTGCTGCTTGAACTTGCTTTGGATTACCTAAAAATACCGGCTCCAAAATTTTTTCTTGATGTAAACGAGCTGCCGCCTTTAAAATTCGAGCATCTGTTGCTTCTGGAAACACAATTCGTAAGTTTTTACCATCAATTTTTTGTTTTAATGATTCAAATAATTCCATTATAATGCCTCCTAATTTTCTTTTACTTCTTCTGGCAGCTGCCAGTTAATTGGTGTTTCACCATATTTCTCTAACGCATCATTAGTCTGAGAAAAGGGACGGGAACCAAAGAAACCATAATTGGCTGAAAAAGGGCTTGGATGAGTAGAACTAATAATTGTATTTTGAGCGGTATCAATTAAGACTGATTTTGACTTTGCAGCCTTTCCCCAAAGTATAAAGACAACGTGTCCCTTTTTAGAAAGTTCACTAATGGCCTTATCTGTTAATTTTTCCCAGCCTTTACCTTGATGAGAAAACGCTTGACCCTTGCGAACTGTCAAAACTGAATTTAATAGCAAAACGCCTTGATCCGCCCAACTTTTCAAATATCCATGGTTAACTGGTGTAATGCCCAAATCAGCTTGTAATTCTTTATAAATATTTTGTAAAGAAGGTGGCACCTTATTACCCGGCAAAACGGAAAAACTCAAACCATGCGCTTGATGTGGGCCATGATAAGGATCTTGACCTAAAATTACTACTTTCGTATCTTTAAACGATGTCCATTCAAAAGCTTGAAAGATATGATACATGTCTGGATAAATGGTCTGTGTTTGATATTCAGATTTTAAAAACTGATGTAACTGCCGATAATAATCCTTGTCAAATTCCGGTCCTAAAATATCTTGCCAATCATTTTTTATTAATTGTTTCAACTCAATACTCACCCTACTTATGTTAAAATTTCAATATAAAGTTGAGAGGAGATTTACTCGTGATTAAATTAATTGCTTCTGATATGGATGGCACCTTATTAAATAATAAATCAATTGTATCGCAAGACAATATTGCAGCTATTGAAGCTGCTCATCGTGCACACATTAAATTCGTCGTTGCCACCGGTCGAGGTTTATCTGAAGCTGCACCTTTAGTACAAGAATTAAATCAACGTCCCGATTTTATCACCCTCAATGGTGCCCTAGTTTATAATCAACAACTGCAACCAGTTGTTAAACTGCCTATTACTAACGAAGCTTTAACTGCTAGTTTAAATATTCTTGCGCAACATCACCTTTATTATGAAATCGTAACCACTGACGGTATCTATTCTACCAGTAGAATCCAACGAATTCAAAACACAGCTTACTTTTTAAAAAAATTAAATCCAACTCTATTGTATAAGATGGCAGTCGCACGAGCAACATCTCGCAGTGAATTAATGAATATTACTTACGTCAATAATTTTGCTCCCCTTTTAAAAAATCCGCAAACTGAAGTGATGAAAATTTTAACATTTAAAGGAAAAAATGCACAAGATTTCAGCGATGCTCGCCAAGAATTACAGAATTTAGATGATATCATTGTTACCTCATCATCACCTAACAATATTGAAATTAATAGCCAAAAAGCTCAAAAAGGAATTGCTCTAACTAAATTTGCTGCTGAACAAGGTATACAAATGCAAGAAGTCATGGCCATTGGTGATAATCTGAATGATCAATCAATGATTTTAGCAGCAGGAATCGGAGTGGCTATGGATAACGCTATTGAACCAATTAAAGAAATTGCTCAATATCAAACTAGTGATAATAATCATAATGGAGTCGCTCAGGCCATTTGGCATGCTATTAAATTGAACCGCACCATGGAGAGGAATGGTAAAAATAATTGATTTTTTATATGCAATTTAATGCTGCTAATATTCCGGGAGTTATTGAGGTTACAAATGTTAAACAAGAACAGCTTTATTATTTAATAAGAACCCAGCCCCACTGGAAAACTAGCTATAATTTATTAGGCATTAGTCAAGATGTTATTGGTCAGATTAAACAAATATCTTCTAGTAATTGGCCTAACTTTAAAATAACAATTGGTTCACAAGCAATTACCAATGTTTATCATGTCAGTAATTCACGCCATCAACTAATGATAGCACCTAGTTTGCATTGGATTATTAAGGGTAACCTTTTTGAAAATAATTATATTGTCCATAATTTTCATCATAAATTAATAATGACGGTTGATAATATTTATTTTAAAAATGGACATGAAGGCTACTTGCTCAATATTGAAGACACAGCTGAACCTAAAATTGGCATTTTATTGGCGGCAGTTCTTAATCAAACTAGTCGTAATACTAAAAATAAGCGCTCTATTGAGCGCTTAAAAGGTCAACAAATGAAAGTTAGCTTAAAAAGAAATATCGATATGCATTTCAACAAACGCTAATTTTCATAATAAAAAATCATAACTTTTTTTGCATATGATAATATTGATGACTACCAATTGGCATTTCACCTACAATCTCAAATCCCAAATGTTGATAAAGCTTTGAAGCTTTGTTATTTGTAAAATCTACATTTAAACCCAAGACAGAAGCATCAAAGAACTGGGGGATTGCTTGAATGAGTTGCGTAGCAATACCCTTTCCTTGATAGTTGGGTGCCACCGCTAAACAGTCTAAATACCATTCTCCAGGTAAACTCTCTTTATCAGGAAAAAGCTCAAAATTGGCTCCTAAACCATATTCTTGGGCGACAGATTGATAGTATTCATCAATTTGTGCTTCCATTTCTGCAGGATATCCCACTAACACCCCTACTACTTGTTGATCAATCTCAGCCACAAGCGTATTTTGATAATTATAATGCGTTCCCGGCTTATCAAAAGCATCTTCTAGCAAACTTTTAATTTGCTGAGGATGCTTTTGCATTGTCTTTAACTCCATATCGATAAAAATTGGTTCTAAAATCTTAAAAACTATTGAAGCATCTTTTTTTTGCGCTTGTCTAATCATAATCCACCTTTACTAAAATTATTCAAATATAATAGATACTCTAATATAGAATCTATTTAAAGACAAATTTTTAGTTTGATAATTAGACCAAAACAAAAAAGCCGTTACCGGCTTTAATGTTATCGTTTGTTGATGTTTTTATTATCATCAAGCTTTCCTGATGACAATTTAAATAATAACAGTAAAATAATTAAAAATAAAGCCACATTTTAGCAAATATGTCCCGCTTTGGGAACTTTTTATTGCATTGTATCATTATTGAAGTGGAATAAAAACATTTCAAGCCCACAATTTAATTTTTTAATAATAACTTCAGGCTTTGCTTGTAATTGCGAATCAAACCAATCCATCAAATTATACAATATCCCAGCTACCATAAAATCCAATTCATATGGATACTTATTAAGGAATATCTTAAAATAAGGACCATAATCTTGTTTATCAATATAGGTCAACAAAAATTGCTTTAGCATTTCTAATAAATAAAATTGTTGTTTTTGATTAACCAATAATTGATATACATTAAGACAACAAATACGATGATGAACAATATAACTAATACTGTAATCAATTAGTTGCGGCCAACTATTTAATTTTTGCTGTAGTAATCTCTGCAAATCTTGACGCAACATTTCAAGACACAAATCTTGCATCCCCGCAGGAAAATTACGATAAATTGTACTACGGCTCATAGCACTATAAGCAGTTAATTCTTTAATAGTTAAATTACAGCCTTGCGGCTGAGATAATAATTCACGTAATTTTTGTATTAAATAAGCAGTTGTCGCCACTGTTGTCATTAAAATCGTCCTCACGTATTTATTACTTAATGCAAAACGTTCTTTAAATTGCGGCGAATTTCACGTTCTTGATCGCGCCGTTTCAAAGTTTCCCGCTTGTCATAAAGTTTTTTACCTTCAGCTACTCCTATCAAAACTTTAGCAAAACCATGTTTCAGATAGACCTTTAAAGGGACAATTGTAATTCCTTTTTTCTGAATTTGATTTGCTATTTTTTTAATCTCTTTTTTGTGTAGAAGCAACTTACGATTACGTAAAGGATCATGATTGAACTGATTTCCTTGATCATATGGACTAATATGCACATTGGAGAGTAACAATTCGCCATTATGAATTTGCGCAAAACCGTCTTTAATATTAATTCTTCCAGCTCGAATTGATTTAATCTCTGTGCCTGTTAAAGCCATTCCCGCTTCATATGTGTCCAAAATATTATAATTATGGCGCGCTTTTTTGTTAGTAGCCATCACATTAGCCGGTTTTTGGGGGTGTTTTTTCAACACAATCACCTTCTTCAAGCGAAATTATGATTTACGCTCATATTTATTGCTTCGATTACCTGAATATTTGTGTTTATGATCAGTATTACTATTTTGTCGACGTCGATTGGAAAAACTACGTTTAGCTTCTTGGCGTCTTTGTTTTTCTGCGTCAGCACGTTCTTGTTCTTCTGCAGTGAGCACCGGTTCAAAATCTACTTGGCGTTGTTGGGCATCAGCTCGAATTAAGCGTACCTTAATAGGGTCACCCATTGTATAGGTTTTATGGGTACTCTTGCCTACCAGGGATAATTCTTTTTCGTGATATTCATAATAATCATCTAACATATTGGATATATGCACTAGACCTTCAACTGTGTTTTCTAAAGAAACAAACATTCCAAAGCTCATCACAGAATTAATGACTCCATCATATTCTTGACCAACTTTATCCATCATAAATTCTGCTTTTTTCAGATCATCAACAGCTCGTTCTACATCAATCGATTTCCGTTCACAAGCTGAAGTATTCACTGCAACCTCAGGTAATTGTTCATCCCATTTATCTTGAATTGGTAATTCTGTTCCCTCATCTGCATAACTATGAATCATCCGATGAACCATTAAGTCAGGATAACGTCTAATGGGCGAAGTGAAATGTGTATAATAAGTTGCTGCCAAGCCAAAATGTCCTAGAGGATCAGGCGAATATTTAGCCTGTTGCAAGCTACGCAATAACATAGTTGTAATAACCGTTTCTTGAGGCTTACCGGCAACTTTTTCTAAAACTGTTTGAAACATTTTAGGAGTAACATCATTGGCATTACCTGGAACAGATAAACCAAAAGAACTAGCAATTTCAAAAAAGTTTTTTACTTTATCGCCATCTGGCTGTTCATGAACTCGATACAAGAAAGGCACGTGCATTTTATTATAATGTTCTGCAACAGTTTCATTTGCTGCCAACATAAATGACTCAATCATTTTTTCTGAAGTTCCGCGTTCACGTAATTTAATATCGAGTGGTTTACCATTCTCATCAACAATAATTTGAGCTTCAGTTTCTTCAAAATCAATGGCACCTCGTTGGTGACGCATATTAAAGAGAATATCATGCAATTGTGCCATTTCTTCTAACATTGGTACTAACTCTTGATATTTTGTACGTAATTGCTCATCGCCGTCTAAGATTTTATTGACATTATTATAGGTTAAACGTGCATGAGAACGAATCACACTTGGATAAATTTCATGGTGCACAACTTTTCCATCAGCATTAATCTCCATGTCACAAGTTAATGTACACCGATCTTCTCCTGGATTTAGGGAACAAATTCCATTGGACAAGCGAAATGGCAGCATTGGAATCACACGGTCAACTAAATAGGTACTTGTGCCCCGTTCATAAGCTTCTTTATCTAACCAACTATCAGGTTTAACATAGTGGGTCACATCAGCAATATGCACCCCTAAATGATAATTGCCATTCTCTAATTTCCAAACAGTAACAGCATCATCAAAGTCTTTGGAATCATCACCATCAATTGTGACAACTTGTTGTTTAGTATTGTCGCGCCGACCTTGCCAGTCTTGAGGCTGTAACTTATCCGGAATGGTTTGCGCTTCTTGGAGCACTTCTGGTGGAAACTCATCTTTGACATCATTTTGATAAACAATTGTCATTTCATCTACGCCAGGGGCATTTTTATTGCCTAAAGTCTTCAAAGCAATTCCCATCATACTCCGTGGAAATTGATCATTCGGATAAGATTCAATCTCTACTTGCACCATATCTCCCATTTGCGGCACAAGACCATTACTTTTAATAAATACCGGATTGTTGGCTAATTTTTTTTCATAGCTGTGAACATAACCAATTAATCCTGTTTTTTGGGCTTGAACATCGCTATAAGGCATGAATTCACCCACTAGCTGTTTCACACCATGGTCAATGATTTTAGTAATCTTACCTTCGGCTCCATTATCGCCCCAAGGATTAGCTGGTTTTATAATTTTAACTTCTACTTCATCATCATTAATTGCATGTAGAGTATTAGGTTTTGCAATAAAAATATCCGGCTCCTCTTCATCATAGCGCACAAAGCCGAATCCCCGATCATTAGCCCGAAAATTTCCTGTTACAGTCTGATTAATTGGGGCTAACTTAAATTGATTATTATTATTGACAGCAATTTTATCTTCGCCTTCTAACACAGCTAAGGCTTTTAAAACCCGATTATACGCTGTCGTTCCATGCAGACGAAGAAAATCTGTAATTTGTTGAGCTGTATATTTACGTTCTGGATATTGTCGAAAAACTTCAAGAACATCCGAGATTAATTTATTTTTTTCAAATTCCATTAAGTTTGTTATACTCCCGTTAATATAATGAATTTTAGATAGTTTTTAACTTTAATAAATACTATTCCAAAGTCAAATTTTTTATTCTTAATACACAGCAAAAACTGTTGTTATTATTTCAATTGTTCAAGAAATTTCAGTAAATCTTTCTCTAATTGTGGTCGCGCTGAGTTAACTGTAATTACATGACCTGCATCTTGATATAAATGAAAATCAGTCTCAGTCGTTAAATGAGACTGTAGCTGTTGGGCTGCTTGATAATTAACCATTTCATCTTTGGTACCATGACCAATGAATACCGGTTGCTTAATTTTGGCTAACTGTTGCCCTACTTCTAAGGTTGCTTGAGAAATAGAGTCTAAAGCTGGGCCTAATAAGCGCTCAATCGTCCTTTGATGCTGGGCCTGTTGGGCAATACTTATTTGCTGCAACTGATCTATTTTTCGTGCATATTCAAAAAATCCCGCACGTACATTAGTAAAATCCTGTGAAAATAATGGTGAACCCAAAACTCCCCCGCCTTTAATTTGCGGATAAGTTTCTAGAGCTTTTAAAGCAAATATTGAACCTAATGATAACCCAAAAATCGCGGTAACTTTTTTGTTTTGCTGTTGCACAAACTCTATTGCCTTTTGCGTATCATTCCACCAAGCAGTCACACTTCCCTTATTCAAAATATCTAAAGGATTATTTGTGCCGTGTCCGCTAAAAAGCGGTGCATAAACACTAAATTGGGCTTGCTTTAATCTTCTCATAACTGCTCGAAAATCATTAGGTGAACCTGTATACGAATGTAACAAAATAATTGTTTGGGAATCCTGATTTATAAATAATGTTTTAGGGGGAACTATTGCCATTGTAAAAACCTCACAATACAAAAAAATCCTACTGCAAAAAACAGGAGGATTTAATTACTATTTTGACGATAAGAAAGCCAATGCTAACGCACAAACAAAGAAAATAATTGCTAATACTGTCGTCACTTTTTCCATGAATGCTTCAAAGCCCCGCTTCTTTTGGGTATTAAATAAATCACCCGCACCGCCAGACAAAGCATTCAAAGCATCTTGTTGTTTTTGTGGTTGCATCATAACGGCAATAACAATCAAAATTGAATCAATAATCAGAATATTCATTATTAGATTATACACGTGTAAAACCTCCGCTACTAGCACTTCTACTAGAATAGCATAAAACAGACTTCTTTACCAGTAAGACATGATATAATAGTTAAAATAATCTAAAGAAGACCTGCTATGAATCAAAGACCACAATTTTCTTACAGCTAAATTGTCAAGAATTTCAACAATATTATTGGTATAAACAAGAACTACAAGAAATTTGCCGCCAGTATCACTTGCCTGTTAATGGTACAAAAGCTGAACTAACACAATACATTTTGCGTTTATTGCAAGGAGAAAAACCTCAAACCATTAAACCCCTTCGCAATATATCTACTACCTTTTTGCTAACGGCCAACCAAAACTAAACTATTAGCTAGTAATTTTCGTCTTAATAACCAAGCGCGTCAATTTTTCGCAAATTATTTTCACAAAGAAAATTTCCACTTCAAAAATCGATGGCGATTAAATTACGGGCTGTTCAACAAAATCAAGATCAAAATGCCACCGTCCAAGATTTAGTTGAAGCATACATACATCCTAATACTAGTAAAATAAATAACACTGACGAAGAAAAAACTTATCAATGGAATAATTTTGTCAAAGACTTTTGTGCTGATCCTCAAACTGAAAAATTTCCTAATAAACTGAAAACAGCTGCCATTTTATGGAAGCATGTCCGTGATAGTAATTTACCAAAAACTTATACTTCGTCGTTATTAACTAAATATGCGCAAGAAATTAATGCTTAATACACTTTACGTAATTTTTTTAGTAATTGCCATTTATGTTCACTGACAATCAATACTAAGCCGATAAGACTAAAACAGCTAATTGCTAAAGCCACTTTAGCTAAAATAGTGTATTGGTAGCTAATTTCAATATTATTAACTCCTGACTGAGTTTGTATTTGCACTGTACCCCGATGAGAACTATGTGCTGGCACTGTAACATTATTAATTGTTGCGTGAACTCCCTTATAAAATAAAATTGGTAAATCTAGTGTTGCCGATTTTTTATTATAATATTTGACTTGATATATATCCGGTGTCGTTTGATAATTCAACTTAGTTTTAACACCATCAACTAAAAATAGATGGTGCTTAATTTGTTTGCTATAAGGCAAACTTTTTTGGGGATAGTAGTCTAACTGATTGAATTCATGAATTTGACGGTTGATATTTTGAGATGTGATTATTGCTAAAGGCTGTGTTTGTTGAAACAATTGTTGTGCACTCATATAAACTTGCAACACACAAGCAGTCATTACCGTCAATAAAGTCATTAACTTGACAATAGCAGAAAATTTTTGGACGATTTTAACTAAAATATGACTCAAATAAATTGCCAAAAAGAAATTGGCAATATTTAAAAAACGCCACGGAAATTGTAGATAATTCAAAGGTGTATTTTGTAAAGATGACCAAGGAAAAATTTTAGTCGATAAAATCACTGCGATAATTGCTTCAATTGCAACAATGCGATAACTAAACTTATCTTGCCAAACGAATAAAACAATTAAAATAAGTGCAGCTATTGCAATGATTCCTAAAGAGTAACTGCGAATATCAGTATGCAGAGAATTTTTGAATAACAAATAAGGGCTTTGGGCAGTTTGGGCTAAATCCAGTAATGCTGGTCGATTAATTTGAAGTGCTCTCTTTTGTTCAATCATTGGAAGAAAAAAGCCAACACTGGTAATTATCACTAAAACTATTGCTTTTGCTCCATTGACAAGTAGTTCTCCCCAATATTGCCAATGATGTGAAACCTTATTGAACAATATTAAAATGGGCAATGGCAGCATTATTATAATAACCGTTACGGCAGTTAATGGATGAGTCAAAATAATTAAACTCATTCCTAACGCTAATATTGGCCAACTTTCAAATTCTCCAGCCAATAATTTAGCTGCTGCATAAAATACCATCGGCATAAAGATATAGGAAAGATACTCAGCAACACCGACACGATAGAAAACACTAGCTAAGCGGAAGAATGATAATGTGTAAATAATGGCAAACAATAATGACTGTAAGGTATTGTGCGCCCATTTATTCATAAAATAATAAGCGCTGACCATTGTTAAAAAGGTAATCAATGTTAAAAAAATCAAAAACCCTAATAATGGTGTTCCGACTAATTTGTAGATTAGATATCCTGGCAAAATGGTTAACCATGGATAAAACATATTAGTAAAATTACCCACATGATTCCAATAATCAAAATTAGTCGGCGATTCTAAAATATTGCCTAAACTATCAATTCGATTCCAATGAAACAATAAATCATAACTATCTAACAAATGAATGGAGCCATGTGGTGCAAATAAAAAAGTATAAAAAATACTAATAATTAAAAAAGTTAGACCAATGATGGTGTACTTGATAATTTTATTATGATTAGCCATCATATCTCCTTTGGTATTTAAAAAATTTATGGTGCAAAACCATTTTATATTACACAGCTTAATCCCTTAATAATTTTCTAAGAGGCGGTAGTTATCTTGTTGACTTACATAGTATAACATGTTAATAATTTATATTTTAAATCAGATATGTACCAAAAAAGCCGATCTCAGTTTCAAGACCGGCTTTTAATTAGTTTAGAGCTTATTTATTAATGTTGTAAAAACTCTTAGAACCCTTGTATTCAGCAGCTGATCCTAATTGCTCTTCAATCCGCATTAATTGATTGTATTTAGCAATCCGGTCTGTCCGACTCATGGAACCAGTCTTAATTTGACCAGCATTAGTTGCAACAACCAAGTCAGCAATTGTGGTATCTTCAGTTTCACCAGAACGGTGAGAAACAATTGCTGTATAACCAGCTTCTTTAGCCATTTCAATAGCTTCAAATGTTTCTGTTAAAGTACCAATTTGGTTAACCTTGATTAAGATAGAGTTAGCGACA
The nucleotide sequence above comes from Bombilactobacillus bombi. Encoded proteins:
- the tsaE gene encoding tRNA (adenosine(37)-N6)-threonylcarbamoyltransferase complex ATPase subunit type 1 TsaE, translated to MKYITNNYLETVACGQKLGKLLQPQDLILLDGDLGAGKTTLTQGIARGLDITRPVKSPTFTLIREYQTGRIPLYHMDMYRLENSSADELGLNEYFNGDGVVIIEWSQFIAEQLPSTYLRIKITRQTALQRQLEFQALGQHYHHLLNSLFQDFDKK
- a CDS encoding Cof-type HAD-IIB family hydrolase; translation: MIKLIASDMDGTLLNNKSIVSQDNIAAIEAAHRAHIKFVVATGRGLSEAAPLVQELNQRPDFITLNGALVYNQQLQPVVKLPITNEALTASLNILAQHHLYYEIVTTDGIYSTSRIQRIQNTAYFLKKLNPTLLYKMAVARATSRSELMNITYVNNFAPLLKNPQTEVMKILTFKGKNAQDFSDARQELQNLDDIIVTSSSPNNIEINSQKAQKGIALTKFAAEQGIQMQEVMAIGDNLNDQSMILAAGIGVAMDNAIEPIKEIAQYQTSDNNHNGVAQAIWHAIKLNRTMERNGKNN
- a CDS encoding SAP domain-containing protein, whose translation is MCRQYHLPVNGTKAELTQYILRLLQGEKPQTIKPLRNISTTFLLTANQN
- a CDS encoding alpha/beta hydrolase, translated to MAIVPPKTLFINQDSQTIILLHSYTGSPNDFRAVMRRLKQAQFSVYAPLFSGHGTNNPLDILNKGSVTAWWNDTQKAIEFVQQQNKKVTAIFGLSLGSIFALKALETYPQIKGGGVLGSPLFSQDFTNVRAGFFEYARKIDQLQQISIAQQAQHQRTIERLLGPALDSISQATLEVGQQLAKIKQPVFIGHGTKDEMVNYQAAQQLQSHLTTETDFHLYQDAGHVITVNSARPQLEKDLLKFLEQLK
- a CDS encoding 3'-5' exonuclease, encoding MNFVAMDFETANGRGSSACSLALALVENNQITDTFYTLINPLQDFNYRNIAIHHIRPADVEKAPTFDQIWPHIQDLFTLDNIVAAHNANFDIRVLRQTMAMFNLQAPSYYAIDTVRTSRKLYPEMPNHKLNTVASLLKIPLHHHHHALDDTIACAEILIKTAAQFGEEPIKKMTKIIS
- the secG gene encoding preprotein translocase subunit SecG; its protein translation is MYNLIMNILIIDSILIVIAVMMQPQKQQDALNALSGGAGDLFNTQKKRGFEAFMEKVTTVLAIIFFVCALALAFLSSK
- the pta gene encoding phosphate acetyltransferase codes for the protein MELFESLKQKIDGKNLRIVFPEATDARILKAAARLHQEKILEPVFLGNPKQVQAAAQSATVDISDITILDPDNYSEFAQMVSAFVERRHGKNTAEQAQQMLRDPNYFGTMLVYLDQVDGMVSGAIHPTGDTVRPALQIIKVKPGLTRTSGAFIMQKDDQRYLFADCAININPSAQELAEIAVTSAKTAQLFDIDSKVAMLSFSTKGSAKGDEVTKVAEATKLAHEMDSEVVLDGELQFDAAFVPTVAQQKAPDSQVAGQATVFVFPELQSGNIGYKIAQRFGGFEAIGPILQGLNKPVSDLSRGCNEEDVYKLALITAAQALQN
- a CDS encoding TetR-like C-terminal domain-containing protein; the protein is MTTVATTAYLIQKLRELLSQPQGCNLTIKELTAYSAMSRSTIYRNFPAGMQDLCLEMLRQDLQRLLQQKLNSWPQLIDYSISYIVHHRICCLNVYQLLVNQKQQFYLLEMLKQFLLTYIDKQDYGPYFKIFLNKYPYELDFMVAGILYNLMDWFDSQLQAKPEVIIKKLNCGLEMFLFHFNNDTMQ
- a CDS encoding GNAT family N-acetyltransferase, giving the protein MIRQAQKKDASIVFKILEPIFIDMELKTMQKHPQQIKSLLEDAFDKPGTHYNYQNTLVAEIDQQVVGVLVGYPAEMEAQIDEYYQSVAQEYGLGANFELFPDKESLPGEWYLDCLAVAPNYQGKGIATQLIQAIPQFFDASVLGLNVDFTNNKASKLYQHLGFEIVGEMPIGSHQYYHMQKKL
- the smpB gene encoding SsrA-binding protein SmpB: MLKKHPQKPANVMATNKKARHNYNILDTYEAGMALTGTEIKSIRAGRINIKDGFAQIHNGELLLSNVHISPYDQGNQFNHDPLRNRKLLLHKKEIKKIANQIQKKGITIVPLKVYLKHGFAKVLIGVAEGKKLYDKRETLKRRDQEREIRRNLKNVLH
- a CDS encoding uracil-DNA glycosylase; protein product: MKQLIKNDWQDILGPEFDKDYYRQLHQFLKSEYQTQTIYPDMYHIFQAFEWTSFKDTKVVILGQDPYHGPHQAHGLSFSVLPGNKVPPSLQNIYKELQADLGITPVNHGYLKSWADQGVLLLNSVLTVRKGQAFSHQGKGWEKLTDKAISELSKKGHVVFILWGKAAKSKSVLIDTAQNTIISSTHPSPFSANYGFFGSRPFSQTNDALEKYGETPINWQLPEEVKEN
- the rnr gene encoding ribonuclease R, whose translation is MEFEKNKLISDVLEVFRQYPERKYTAQQITDFLRLHGTTAYNRVLKALAVLEGEDKIAVNNNNQFKLAPINQTVTGNFRANDRGFGFVRYDEEEPDIFIAKPNTLHAINDDEVEVKIIKPANPWGDNGAEGKITKIIDHGVKQLVGEFMPYSDVQAQKTGLIGYVHSYEKKLANNPVFIKSNGLVPQMGDMVQVEIESYPNDQFPRSMMGIALKTLGNKNAPGVDEMTIVYQNDVKDEFPPEVLQEAQTIPDKLQPQDWQGRRDNTKQQVVTIDGDDSKDFDDAVTVWKLENGNYHLGVHIADVTHYVKPDSWLDKEAYERGTSTYLVDRVIPMLPFRLSNGICSLNPGEDRCTLTCDMEINADGKVVHHEIYPSVIRSHARLTYNNVNKILDGDEQLRTKYQELVPMLEEMAQLHDILFNMRHQRGAIDFEETEAQIIVDENGKPLDIKLRERGTSEKMIESFMLAANETVAEHYNKMHVPFLYRVHEQPDGDKVKNFFEIASSFGLSVPGNANDVTPKMFQTVLEKVAGKPQETVITTMLLRSLQQAKYSPDPLGHFGLAATYYTHFTSPIRRYPDLMVHRMIHSYADEGTELPIQDKWDEQLPEVAVNTSACERKSIDVERAVDDLKKAEFMMDKVGQEYDGVINSVMSFGMFVSLENTVEGLVHISNMLDDYYEYHEKELSLVGKSTHKTYTMGDPIKVRLIRADAQQRQVDFEPVLTAEEQERADAEKQRRQEAKRSFSNRRRQNSNTDHKHKYSGNRSNKYERKS